One genomic region from Rosa rugosa chromosome 1, drRosRugo1.1, whole genome shotgun sequence encodes:
- the LOC133736175 gene encoding uncharacterized protein LOC133736175 yields MDRELYSILVILLCRDPVESMKVMALWLWLEKLGFRNVVKRMLALPLILINELADETVTCLNAINGTLFSYLSESYDIPLLQAFMTREISVHFFYEHRLVAAMGIAEVGRDVCVKALSDIMAHAIERNNLAYQNATAANQSQGMLSPSNIRQQPPPVRRNEVPPQDRTMFVTFSKGYPVHEFEVIQFFTRLCGDCIESLQMQEVQPFEQALYARIVFYSANTVEAILNGMSKAKFTINGKHVWVRKYVARRTRAPSVPPMMWPQNL; encoded by the coding sequence ATGGACAGAGAGCTCTACAGCATTCTGGTGATCCTTCTCTGTCGCGATCCAGTGGAGTCTATGAAGGTTATGGCCTTGTGGCTCTGGCTGGAGAAGTTGGGGTTTCGAAATGTTGTGAAGAGGATGCTGGCTTTACCTCTCATCTTGATCAATGAACTAGCAGATGAGACAGTCACTTGCCTCAATGCCATCAATGGAACCCTTTTCTCCTACTTATCCGAAAGCTATGACATTCCACTCCTACAAGCCTTCATGACCAGAGAAATTTCTGTACACTTCTTCTATGAACACCGCCTGGTTGCTGCCATGGGTATCGCCGAAGTTGGCAGGGATGTGTGCGTCAAAGCTTTAAGTGACATCATGGCACATGCCATTGAAAGAAATAACCTTGCTTATCAGAACGCAACAGCAGCAAATCAAAGCCAGGGGATGCTATCACCTTCCAATATTCGCCAACAGCCACCGCCGGTGAGAAGAAACGAGGTGCCACCACAGGATAGGACCATGTTTGTCACATTCTCTAAGGGGTACCCAGTTCATGAGTTTGAGGTGATACAGTTCTTTACTAGACTTTGTGGAGATTGCATTGAGTCTTTGCAGATGCAGGAAGTGCAGCCTTTTGAGCAAGCACTGTATGCGAGAATTGTGTTTTATTCTGCTAATACTGTTGAAGCCATACTCAATGGTATGAGCAAGGCAAAGTTCACCATAAATGGGAAGCATGTATGGGTGAGAAAATATGTGGCAAGACGCACAAGGGCTCCTTCGGTTCCACCCATGATGTGGCCTCAAAACCTTTGA
- the LOC133714085 gene encoding protein OXIDATIVE STRESS 3 LIKE 1-like — protein MSIALDRNGNSGNGMIPRSGRFIHGMPCISIYDTKGFDQDRRLELVEDSSSSRSSSVGNNSDESNGSSEGEEGEVQSSFKGPLDTMDQLEEVLPVKRGISKFYNGKSKSFTSLADASSVSTVKELAKPVNPYNKKRKNLLANSYFRDLKNSGGGIRRSASSSRGIYLAGETLSGSNSGDDSKSISPSPFSCRPPLHPHRKRSPGNGSSDSSPPSPPQRNAPWRSFSLSDLQCAAAPTANITGFEICNGDMDNNPH, from the exons ATGTCTATTGCTTTGGACAGAAATGGGAATAGTGGGAATGGTATGATCCCACGGTCCGGGAggttcatccatgggatgcctTGTATTTCGATCTACGACACAAAAGGGTTTGATCAGGATCGTCGTTTGGAGTTGGTGGAGGACTCTAGTAGCTCGAGGTCGTCGTCGGTTGGTAATAACAGTGACGAGTCTAATGGGTCGTCGGAGGGTGAGGAGGGTGAGGTTCAGAGCTCGTTTAAAGGGCCTTTGGACACCATGGACCAGCTTGAGGAGGTTTTACCTGTCAA GAGAGGAATATCTAAGTTCTATAATGGTAAATCAAAGTCTTTCACGAGCTTAGCAGATGCGTCATCTGTTTCTACTGTTAAGGAGCTTGCGAAGCCAGTAAATCCTTATAACAAGAAGCGCAAGAATCTGTTGGCCAATAGTTATTTCCGGGATCTGAAGAATAGTGGTGGTGGGATAAGGAGATCAGCTAGCTCTAGTCGAGGCATATATCTTGCTGGGGAGACTCTTAGCGGCTCTAACAGTGGGGACGATTCCAAGTCTATTTCACCTTCACCCTTTTCTTGTCGTCCTCCTCTACATCCGCACCGTAAAAGATCACCTGGTAATGGGTCATCAGATTCTTCACCGCCTTCTCCTCCTCAACGAAATGCTCCTTGGCGATCATTCTCACTGTCTGATCTACAATGCGCTGCTGCACCAACAGCCAACATTACTGGCTTTGAAATTTGTAACGGGGATATGGACAACAATCCACATTAA
- the LOC133714088 gene encoding uncharacterized protein LOC133714088 → MSAPAKRIETYEDFVKVHGLLLAASGLPQSLHRQLFQKLLSDTFDGGSHFQIEPTSDGRQRRLVLTSGSMPQNSDVFLVDHAWTFRLSEASKQLREVPGLAERMASIMCVDIDLNSEENQVLSEGDAKRSVLGVLESEISEANGNVKWLELEELGIDNETLSSLDLSAKCPGLIALSLCGNKIDNVEVVVAEVSKLKNLRALWLNNNPVVENRGNELGDRILQELPNLEICNSKFTANFGEWALGFCGGVFDKENPGSIDLPDRPLQQVTDLDLSDRCIQNLINKAFTPFQLPCLSYLNLRGNPLEETSLADLLYVLWNFPSLQSLEVDIPGPLGESALEILESLPNLSVLNGVNASKIFETEKHVVDSALQPRLPEWTPDEPLPDRVISAMWQYLMTYRLADEEKIDETSVLYVMDELGSALRHSDEPNFRVSPFLFMPEGTLASAVSFCILWPIKNVEKGCECTRDYLFGIGEDKQRSARLTAWFHTPEKYFIREYEKHWQNLRAKSLTSPPMESCATKSLNHTEKRALRVYSDIPQVVELLTRPEFVFTPDPKDAEIIWTGDQVDEDMKKAWGITDNQFINQFPFEACIVMKHHLADTIQKALGSPEWMQPTYNLETHLSQLIGDYCVRKRDGLNNLWILKPWNMARTIDTTVIDNLSAIIRLMETGPKICQKYIEHPALFKGRKFDIRYIVLLRSLNPMEIFLSDTFWVRLANNQYSLEKHSFFEYETHFTVMNYRGTLNHMNTSEFVREFEQEHQVKWSDIHSRVKKMIRSVFEAAAKVHPEMHSPTSRAMYGVDVMLDTSFQPKLLEVTYCPDCTRACKYDMEAIVAGGEMVRAREFYNYVFGCLFLNEATHVSPL, encoded by the exons ATGTCAGCACCGGCAAAAAGAATTGAAACCTACGAAGACTTCGTGAAAGTTCACGGCTTGCTTCTGGCAGCCTCGGGATTGCCCCAGTCCCTGCACCGCCAGCTCTTCCAGAAGCTTCTCTCCGACACCTTCGACGGCGGGTCCCACTTCCAAATCGAGCCCACCTCCGACGGCCGTCAGCGCCGCCTCGTACTCACCTCCGGCTCCATGCCCCAAAACTCCGACGTCTTCCTCGTTGACCACGCCTGGACCTTCCGCCTCTCCGAAGCTTCCAAACAG TTAAGGGAAGTTCCGGGATTGGCTGAGAGAATGGCGAGCATAATGTGTGTGGATATTGATTTGAATTCAGAAGAGAACCAAGTTCTGAGTGAGGGTGATGCAAAACGCAGCGTTTTGGGGGTACTGGAAAGTGAGATTAGTGAAGCCAATGGGAATGTTAAGTGGTTGGAGCTTGAAGAACTTGGCATTGACAATGAAACGCTGTCGTCTTTGGACTTGTCTGCTAAGTGCCCT GGTTTGATTGCATTGTCCTTGTGTGGGAATAAGATTGACAATGTGGAGGTAGTTGTTGCGGAAGTTAGCAAATTGAAAAACCTAAGAGCGCTTTGGCTGAACAACAACCCGGTTGTAGAAAATCG TGGCAATGAATTGGGGGATAGGATTCTTCAAGAATTGCCGAATCTTGAAATCTGTAACTCAAAGTTTACCGCCAATTTCGGTGAGTGGGCACTGGGGTTTTGTGGAGGAGTGTTTGACAAGGAAAATCCGGGCAGCATTGATCTGCCTGACCGTCCATTGCAGCAAGTCACGGATCTTGATCTTTCAGATAGATGTATTCAGAATTTAATCAATAAG GCATTTACCCCTTTTCAGTTGCCATGTCTTTCATACTTGAATCTTCGGGGAAATCCTTTAGAAGAGACCTCACTGGCCGACTTGTTATATGTACTGTGGAATTTTCCTTCATTACAGTCTCTGGAG GTGGATATTCCTGGCCCTCTTGGAGAAAGTGCTCTAGAAATTCTTGAATCTCTTCCTAATCTTTCTGTACTGAATGGTGTCAATGCATCAAAGATATTTGAAACTGAAAAGCATGTGGTTGACTCAGCACTTCAGCCACGTCTTCCTGAGTGGACTCCTGATGAGCCTCTTCCTGATCGTGTTATAAGTGCAATGTGGCAATATCTAATGACATATAGACTTGCGGACGAAGAGAAGATAGACGAGACCTCTGTGTT GTACGTGATGGATGAGCTAGGTTCAGCTTTGAGGCATAGTGATGAGCCAAATTTCAGAGTATCTCCTTTTCTGTTTATGCCAGAGGGGACATTAGCATCAGCTGTGAG TTTCTGCATATTATGGCCAATCAAGAATGTTGAAAAAGGTTGTGAATGCACTCGTGATTATCTTTTTGGTATTGGGGAGGACAAGCAACGTTCTGCCAGACTTACAGCTTGGTTCCATACACCAGAAAAGTATTTTATTCGA gaGTATGAGAAGCACTGGCAGAACTTGCGAGCAAAAAGTTTAACTTCTCCTCCGATGGAGTCTTGTGCAACTAAAAGTTTGAATCATACTGAAAAACGCGCTTTACGTGTGTACTCTGATATACCTCAAGTTGTTGAACTTTTGACACGTCCAGAGTTTGTATTCA CACCTGATCCAAAGGATGCCGAAATCATATGGACAGGTGATCAAGTGGACGAGGATATGAAGAAAGCTTGGGGAATAACAGACAATCAGTTCATAAACCAGTTTCCTTTTGAGGCTTGTATAGTCATGAAACATCATCTGGCAGATACCATTCAGAAG GCACTTGGATCTCCTGAGTGGATGCAGCCAACCTATAATCTGGAAACACATCTATCCCAACTTATTGGTGACTATTGTGTACGTAAAAGAGATGGGCTTAACAATCTGTGGATCTTAAAACCTTGGAACATGGCACGAACTATAGATACAACTGTCATTGATAATTTATCTGCTATTATTCGGCTCATGGAGACTGGACCGAAGATATGTCAGAAGTATATTGAGCACCCAGCCTTGTTCAAAGGGAGAAAGTTTGATATCCGCTACATAGTTTTACTACGGAGTTTGAACCCTATGGAAATATTTCTGTCAGACACTTTCTGG GTTAGGCTGGCAAACAACCAATATTCTTTAGAAAAGCACAGTTTTTTTGAGTATGAGACTCACTTTACTGTTATG AACTATCGAGGGACACTGAATCACATGAACACGTCGGAATTTGTAAGAGAGTTCGAACAGGAGCACCAAG TTAAATGGTCCGATATTCACTCTAGAGTCAAAAAAATGATCCGATCAGTCTTTGAGGCAGCTGCAAAAGTGCACCCTGAGATGCACAGTCCAACGTCGAGGGCTATGTATGGTGTGGATGTCATGCTTGATACTTCTTTCCAGCCAAAGTTACTGGAG GTGACTTACTGTCCTGACTGTACAAGAGCATGCAAGTATGATATGGAGGCAATAGTCGCAGGAGGGGAAATGGTTAGAGCTCGTGAATTTTATAACTATGTCTTTGGTTGTCTCTTTTTGAATGAAGCCACTCATGTTAGTCCATTGTAA
- the LOC133714096 gene encoding trimethyltridecatetraene synthase-like, with product MEASVSWSWLFLLALVSKIFFSQLRKLNLKFPPGPKPWPIIGNLNLINGPLPHQSLHKLSQTYGPIMQLKFGSYPVVVASTAEMAKQFLKTHDHVFASRPRTAAGKYITYNYLNITWSPHGPYWRQGRKIFLSELFSSKRLESFAYIRVEEIRSFISRLCALSEKPVMLKEHLSRLTLSVMSRCVMGKEYFREPEFQRSVMRIEEFQEMLDEVFLLNGVFNIGDWIPWLDFLDLQGYVKRMKALTKKSEPFYDYVLDEHKAKSEGVKDYVAKDMVDSLLQLVDDPDLEVKLTNDSVKAFIQDLIAGGTDTSATTLEWAMSELIKQPDHIKRATEELDRVIGRDRWVEEKDIPQLPYIDAIMKETMRKHPVVVLLPPHLALDDCNVGGFDIRRGTRVFINTWSIGRDPSVWDAPEEFNPERFLGNKAIDVKGQSFELLPFGSGRRMCPGYSLGLKMIGSCLANMLHGFNWKLPENMKVEDLGMEEACGLVTHRKFPLVAVTEPRLPIHLY from the exons ATGGAGGCTTCAGTTTCTTGGTCATGGCTATTCCTTCTGGCCCTTGTATCAAAAATCTTCTTTTCCCAACTACGCAAACTGAATCTGAAATTTCCACCCGGTCCAAAACCCTGGCCTATTATTGGCAACCTCAACCTCATCAATGGTCCTCTCCCTCATCAATCCCTTCACAAACTATCCCAAACTTATGGCCCTATAATGCAGCTCAAGTTTGGCTCCTACCCAGTCGTAGTTGCTTCCACTGCAGAAATGGCAAAACAGTTTCTGAAAACACATGATCATGTCTTTGCCTCTAGACCACGAACTGCAGCAGGCAAGTATATCACTTATAACTACCTCAACATCACTTGGTCGCCTCACGGTCCATATTGGCGCCAAGGCCGCAAGATCTTCCTCTCTGAGCTATTCAGCTCGAAAAGGCTAGAGTCCTTTGCGTACATCCGTGTTGAGGAAATTCGCTCTTTTATCTCACGACTGTGTGCCTTGTCCGAAAAGCCAGTAATGCTGAAAGAGCATCTGTCACGCCTGACTCTTAGCGTTATGAGTAGATGTGTGATGGGGAAGGAGTACTTTAGGGAGCCTGAGTTTCAGCGTTCGGTGATGAGGATCGAAGAATTTCAGGAGATGTTAGATGAAGTGTTCTTGCTCAATGGGGTTTTCAATATCGGGGACTGGATACCGTGGCTCGATTTTTTGGACTTGCAAGGGTACGTAAAGCGAATGAAGGCCTTGACGAAAAAATCGGAGCCATTTTATGATTATGTGCTTGATGAACACAAGGCAAAGAGTGAAGGAGTGAAGGATTATGTAGCCAAAGACATGGTGGATTCACTGTTGCAGCTTGTTGATGATCCTGATCTCGAAGTTAAGCTCACCAATGACAGTGTCAAGGCATTCATCCAG GACTTAATTGCAGGAGGGACTGACACCTCTGCAACAACTTTGGAGTGGGCAATGTCTGAACTGATAAAACAACCTGACCACATTAAAAGGGCGACGGAAGAGCTAGACAGAGTAATTGGAAGAGACAGATGGGTGGAAGAGAAAGACATTCCACAACTTCCTTATATAGACGCAATCATGAAAGAGACAATGAGGAAACACCCAGTGGTTGTTTTGCTTCCGCCACATTTGGCTCTTGACGATTGCAATGTGGGTGGTTTCGATATTCGTAGAGGGACAAGAGTGTTCATAAACACATGGAGCATAGGAAGAGACCCCTCAGTGTGGGATGCACCGGAAGAGTTCAATCCGGAGAGGTTTCTGGGAAACAAGGCAATAGATGTGAAGGGACAAAGTTTCGAATTGTTGCCATTTGGTTCAGGAAGGAGAATGTGCCCTGGTTATAGCCTTGGACTGAAAATGATTGGATCTTGCTTGGCCAACATGTTACATGGATTCAACTGGAAATTACCTGAAAACATGAAAGTAGAAGATTTGGGGATGGAGGAAGCTTGTGGATTGGTAACACATAGGAAGTTCCCACTTGTTGCAGTCACGGAGCCTCGGCTTCCAATCCATCTTTATTAA
- the LOC133727118 gene encoding uncharacterized protein LOC133727118 isoform X1, producing MLWAVLLPVMSTQDRTAVLFYYKTLFELQQGYVTFRIIKGVHRVCLNPSPDVSPELLLDLICSICHSVSKHETNYIVENISALLGTGVAKVYSLNRKICETKLPIVFDALKVIMVKPEEEDIAHAVQAFKCLIRACIDESLIKQGVDRILLNANMYNRTNSEPTIIERLCATIQSLFGYCDTAILYLAFEIVSTMFEKLGVYSSYLMKGTLKTLSDMQKLPDQEFHFKEEVKLVLQVVVEKWGRDAIIAVLPQEHMELLAEINEQLGSKSVEARSNVSTATTVRNNQAYDKAPCNNSKWEMDDPDIEYEAWNREFREWRARNIAKGAAAQRMLGAAAMTKKLKL from the exons ATGCTGTGGGCAGTACTTCTTCCCGTTATGTCAACCCAGGACAGAACTGCTGTGCTCTTCTACTATAAAACTCTGTTTGAACTGCAACAAGGCTATGTTACATTTCGCATAATAAAAGGTGTGCATAGAGTTTGTCTCAACCCATCTCCAGACGTTTCTCCTGAATTGTTGCTTGATCTAATATGCTCGATATGTCATTCTGTCTCCAAACATGAGACAAATTATATTGTGGAAAATATATCTGCATTGCTGGGTACTGGAGTGGCGAAAGTCTATTCCTTGAACAGGAAAATCTGCGAAACTAAGCTCCCTATTGTGTTTGATGCACTCAAAG TTATAATGGTAAAGCCTGAAGAAGAAGACATCGCTCATGCAGTGCAGGCATTTAAGTGTTTAATTCGTGCTTGCATCGATGAAAGCTTGATCAAACAGGGAGTTGACCGTATTCTGTTGAATGCAAATATGTATAACAGAACAAACTCTGAGCCAACTATAATTGAAAGATTGTGTGCTACTATTCAAAGCTTATTTGGTTATTGCGACACTGCTATCCTGTACCTTGCTTTTGAAATTGTCTCAACAATGTTTGAGAAACTAG GGGTATACTCTTCTTATTTGATGAAGGGTACACTGAAGACCTTATCAGACATGCAGAAGTTGCCTGATCAAGAGTTCCATTTCAAGGAGGAG GTCAAGCTTGTTCTACAAGTGGTTGTTGAGAAATGGGGGCGTGATGCTATAATAGCTGTCTTGCCTCAAGAACACATGGAACTGCTTGCAGAG ATCAATGAACAGCTGGGTTCTAAATCTGTGGAGGCGAGATCTAATGTGTCCACAGCAACTACTGTCAG AAACAATCAAGCGTATGATAAAGCTCCGTGTAACAATTCAAAATGGGAGATGGATGATCCAGATATTGAGTATGAGGCCTGGAATAGAGAGTTCAGGGAATGGCGTGCTAGGAATATTGCCAAGGGTGCTGCCGCACAAAGGATGTTGGGTGCAGCTGCGATGACAAAGAAGCTTAAACTCTAG
- the LOC133727118 gene encoding uncharacterized protein LOC133727118 isoform X2, translating into MLWAVLLPVMSTQDRTAVLFYYKTLFELQQGYVTFRIIKVIMVKPEEEDIAHAVQAFKCLIRACIDESLIKQGVDRILLNANMYNRTNSEPTIIERLCATIQSLFGYCDTAILYLAFEIVSTMFEKLGVYSSYLMKGTLKTLSDMQKLPDQEFHFKEEVKLVLQVVVEKWGRDAIIAVLPQEHMELLAEINEQLGSKSVEARSNVSTATTVRNNQAYDKAPCNNSKWEMDDPDIEYEAWNREFREWRARNIAKGAAAQRMLGAAAMTKKLKL; encoded by the exons ATGCTGTGGGCAGTACTTCTTCCCGTTATGTCAACCCAGGACAGAACTGCTGTGCTCTTCTACTATAAAACTCTGTTTGAACTGCAACAAGGCTATGTTACATTTCGCATAATAAAAG TTATAATGGTAAAGCCTGAAGAAGAAGACATCGCTCATGCAGTGCAGGCATTTAAGTGTTTAATTCGTGCTTGCATCGATGAAAGCTTGATCAAACAGGGAGTTGACCGTATTCTGTTGAATGCAAATATGTATAACAGAACAAACTCTGAGCCAACTATAATTGAAAGATTGTGTGCTACTATTCAAAGCTTATTTGGTTATTGCGACACTGCTATCCTGTACCTTGCTTTTGAAATTGTCTCAACAATGTTTGAGAAACTAG GGGTATACTCTTCTTATTTGATGAAGGGTACACTGAAGACCTTATCAGACATGCAGAAGTTGCCTGATCAAGAGTTCCATTTCAAGGAGGAG GTCAAGCTTGTTCTACAAGTGGTTGTTGAGAAATGGGGGCGTGATGCTATAATAGCTGTCTTGCCTCAAGAACACATGGAACTGCTTGCAGAG ATCAATGAACAGCTGGGTTCTAAATCTGTGGAGGCGAGATCTAATGTGTCCACAGCAACTACTGTCAG AAACAATCAAGCGTATGATAAAGCTCCGTGTAACAATTCAAAATGGGAGATGGATGATCCAGATATTGAGTATGAGGCCTGGAATAGAGAGTTCAGGGAATGGCGTGCTAGGAATATTGCCAAGGGTGCTGCCGCACAAAGGATGTTGGGTGCAGCTGCGATGACAAAGAAGCTTAAACTCTAG